The region CGTAAAAAAACAAATGATCATAATAGTTTGAATGACAATGAGGGTCTCTTCTCCTCGTTTGTTATTTTTCATCATATTACCATTCCTGACAGTTGCAGTTGCAGACCAAGGATTAGGAATAGTAGCAGAAAGGAGGTGTTCGAAGAAGGAACCACCGATTAGATTCCCTTTCCGATTCAAACAAACACAAACCCAACCCAATTACCCAATCGGTTTCGACATTTCCTGCACATCTCGTAACGGTACGATACTGTTGCTTCCGACCATTACAGGAGCCGAGCtatacgtaagaggcataaaCTATGTTTCACAAGAAATCCAAATATACTACGACTCGCATCAATGCCTTCCGGCACTACTGCTTTCGGAAAACAACAGCAGCAGTCGACCGTTTAAATTTCCTTTCCAATTCAGATATGATCGTCGCAACGATTACGCAAGCCACAGTCTCCTCGATTGCTCTTCAGCCCCTGATTTAGAAGACCGGTTTTGCAGAGTTAAGTTGGTTCCTTCTAAATTTAATATTGAGATGGTACTTTTCGAGCGTTGTGCCAAGATGTACGACACTGCAACAATTCCAGACGACATATATAAGGTGTCAATTTCTGGGAATGATCGAAGTTATGTTACGCTGACATGGTCTGAACCAGATTGtagagcttgcgaagcaaatCGCAAGGGTTGCAGACTGAAAAATCATAGTGGTGACCAAGTTGAATGTTTCGATCTACCCCTACAAAAAAAAGGTAAAGAGACCCTGTTCCTGTTATATGTTAGTATTTAATCTTCACTCAATGCTGAGTATGGTTATTAATAATGATTATTTGTTGTAAATATTATAAAAACCAGGAGCAACAAAGTTTGTGCAAATTGTCAGAAGTACTCTATGTGAGTTGGGCTCTACTTTTCTATATAATTTTCTTTCCACTGATTAGTAAATAATATATTCAACATTGTTCAtatttttatgtttgttttgcAGTTATTGTCTTAGCCATATCAGTTTTTTGTTCAATAGTTTTAGCTGTATTGTTTTATCTGTACACTACACACAAAGATGATAAAGAACATCAACAAAGAATTGAAACATTTTTAGAGGATTATATTGCCCTGAAGCCATCGAGATATACTTATTCTGACATAAAGAGGATTACAAATCACTTAAAGGATAAGTTGGGTGAAGGAGCCTATGGAACTGTGTTCAAAGGAAAGCTTTCTAGTGAAATCATGGTCGCTGTAAAGATCCTAAACAATTCAAAGGGGAATGGAGAAGAGTTCTTGAATGAAGTGGCTACTATTGGTCAAATTCACCATGTGAATGTGGTTCGCTTGGTGGGATATTGTGCTGAAGGATTTAAAAGAGCTCTTGTTTATGAATTCTTACCAAATGGTTCACTCAATAACTACATCACCTTAGAAGCCAGCGGTGGACACTGTTCGTTGAGTTGGGAGACATTGCAAGACATTGCCATAGGAGTTGCCAAGGGAATTGAGTATCTCCACCAAGGTTGTGATCAACGAATCCTTCATTTTGATATCAAACCTCATAATGTTTTGTTGGACCACAACTTCAAACCCAAAATTTCTGATTTTGGTTTAGCAAAGTTATGCTCTAAGGATCAAAGTTTAGTATCAATGACTACTGTTAGAGGAACTATTGGGTACATGGCACCAGAAGTATTCTCTAAGAACTTTGGCAATGTGTCCTACAAGTCAGATGTTTACAGTTTTGGAATGTTGTTGTTGGAAATAGTAGGAGGTCGGAAAAATACCACTGAAACAAATGAAATTTATTATCCTGAATGGATATATAATCACTTAGAAGAAGGAGAAGATCTCAGAATACAAATTGAAGAAGTGGGAGACAACAAAATTGCTAGCAAACTTGCAATTGTAGGACTTTGGTGCATCCAATGGCACCCAGTGGGACGTCCTATGATGAAAGATGTGGTCCAAATGTTAGAAGGTGTAAAAGTTCTCAACATGCCACCGAATCCTTTTGTCACAACAGGTCAAGTAAAACAAATGCAAAGATGCCACCAAGGCTAATGATTCCAGATTTAGAAGCAATTCTCGAATGAGTATGTACAATACTTATGTTATAGTTTCGTTGCATttttgttgttagtttggtaCTGTATAGCAAATTAAGGATTATGTAAATAAATAAGCACTAATGAATATCTTATCATGGTATTGTGTTGATATGTTGCTTAGTGAATCAATTAATTGAACATGAAGATTTAACATTTGCGGTTGGACATTCTTT is a window of Humulus lupulus chromosome 4, drHumLupu1.1, whole genome shotgun sequence DNA encoding:
- the LOC133831255 gene encoding rust resistance kinase Lr10-like, which translates into the protein MTMRVSSPRLLFFIILPFLTVAVADQGLGIVAERRCSKKEPPIRFPFRFKQTQTQPNYPIGFDISCTSRNGTILLLPTITGAELYVRGINYVSQEIQIYYDSHQCLPALLLSENNSSSRPFKFPFQFRYDRRNDYASHSLLDCSSAPDLEDRFCRVKLVPSKFNIEMVLFERCAKMYDTATIPDDIYKVSISGNDRSYVTLTWSEPDCRACEANRKGCRLKNHSGDQVECFDLPLQKKGATKFVQIVRSTLFIVLAISVFCSIVLAVLFYLYTTHKDDKEHQQRIETFLEDYIALKPSRYTYSDIKRITNHLKDKLGEGAYGTVFKGKLSSEIMVAVKILNNSKGNGEEFLNEVATIGQIHHVNVVRLVGYCAEGFKRALVYEFLPNGSLNNYITLEASGGHCSLSWETLQDIAIGVAKGIEYLHQGCDQRILHFDIKPHNVLLDHNFKPKISDFGLAKLCSKDQSLVSMTTVRGTIGYMAPEVFSKNFGNVSYKSDVYSFGMLLLEIVGGRKNTTETNEIYYPEWIYNHLEEGEDLRIQIEEVGDNKIASKLAIVGLWCIQWHPVGRPMMKDVVQMLEGVKVLNMPPNPFVTTGQVKQMQRCHQG